One Methylocaldum marinum DNA window includes the following coding sequences:
- a CDS encoding IPTL-CTERM sorting domain-containing protein, whose amino-acid sequence MNRLITNLLAVAFFFAAAGRAAPIDEARLKGLAWLIQHQHGDGRWESVPGLEVAATAAAVEALANAGVTQGEAYAKGVAWLQNHPASSTDTLARQIMALARAGRDTSALVSRLIAWRNDATKSWGAYDHFSGSFPDTALAMDAIQATGTTYADAGFGIGFIVNRQNTDGGWPYVKGDIGMPPSKIIPTAHNLITLNRYKTVYAVQSYINSGIAWLKAQQKAGGGFGEGSTGTLLETALAYRALVAELGTNDAAALNAQTYLLGQQQADGDWGGHDALLTNLTLAGLPATTLADTDHDGLPDGVETSALLGTHPGVPDGRGLAQGNGQSVIGVNEPSVLLQAILHQPYAASLTAGGGTPPHTWTLTAGKLPDGLNLNTATGQISGTPTSLGAFNFIYRVASSDTQVYTTGRIEVVSPVAEVADSDIPTLPEWGMILMSLLLIATMAHLDRRKSRDLR is encoded by the coding sequence GTGAACCGCTTGATCACCAATCTCCTCGCAGTGGCATTCTTTTTTGCCGCAGCAGGCCGGGCGGCGCCTATCGACGAGGCCCGCCTCAAGGGGCTGGCCTGGCTGATTCAACATCAGCACGGCGACGGCCGCTGGGAAAGCGTACCGGGGCTCGAGGTCGCGGCGACCGCCGCCGCGGTCGAGGCGCTCGCGAATGCCGGCGTGACCCAGGGCGAGGCTTATGCCAAAGGCGTCGCCTGGCTCCAGAATCATCCGGCGTCCAGCACCGACACCTTGGCCCGGCAGATCATGGCGCTCGCGCGCGCCGGGCGGGATACCTCGGCCTTGGTCTCGCGTCTGATCGCCTGGCGCAACGACGCCACGAAAAGCTGGGGCGCCTACGACCACTTCAGCGGCAGTTTTCCCGATACGGCACTGGCAATGGACGCCATCCAGGCGACCGGAACCACGTATGCCGATGCGGGGTTCGGCATCGGCTTCATCGTCAACCGGCAAAACACGGATGGCGGCTGGCCTTATGTCAAAGGGGATATCGGTATGCCGCCCAGCAAGATCATCCCCACCGCCCATAACCTCATCACCCTCAATCGCTATAAAACCGTCTATGCGGTCCAGTCTTACATCAACAGCGGGATCGCGTGGCTGAAAGCGCAACAAAAAGCCGGGGGCGGTTTTGGCGAAGGCAGCACCGGCACGCTGCTGGAAACCGCCTTGGCGTATCGGGCGTTGGTGGCGGAATTGGGGACTAACGACGCCGCCGCCCTCAATGCCCAAACCTATTTGCTCGGCCAACAGCAGGCCGATGGCGATTGGGGTGGCCACGATGCCTTGTTGACCAACCTGACCCTCGCCGGCCTCCCGGCCACAACCTTGGCGGACACGGACCACGACGGGTTGCCGGACGGCGTGGAAACCTCGGCCTTGCTCGGCACCCATCCCGGCGTGCCGGATGGTCGGGGGCTGGCCCAGGGCAATGGCCAGAGCGTCATCGGGGTGAATGAACCCAGCGTGTTGCTGCAGGCGATCCTCCATCAGCCCTACGCCGCCTCGTTGACCGCCGGCGGCGGCACGCCGCCCCACACCTGGACCCTCACCGCGGGCAAGCTGCCGGACGGTCTCAATCTCAATACGGCCACCGGGCAAATCAGCGGCACGCCGACCAGCCTCGGCGCCTTCAACTTCATCTATCGCGTCGCCTCAAGCGATACCCAAGTCTACACCACGGGCCGGATCGAGGTGGTGTCGCCGGTCGCCGAGGTCGCCGATTCCGACATTCCGACCCTCCCCGAGTGGGGAATGATCCTCATGAGCCTGTTGCTCATCGCGACCATGGCGCATCTGGATCGCCGGAAATCACGGGATCTCCGCTAA
- a CDS encoding DUF1643 domain-containing protein yields the protein MEKSADLSGCGRYRYALRRRWSGGDQVLFVMLNPSTADAEKDDPTIRRCIAFAQEWDFGALAVGNLFAFRTPSPRGLRAAADPVGPHNDRELVRLQAESKLVVAAWGNYGGFLQRDAAVRALLSGLHILGLTKQDQPRHPLYVPAETQPRAWD from the coding sequence GTGGAAAAAAGCGCCGACCTCTCCGGTTGTGGCCGGTACCGATACGCTCTGCGGCGCCGTTGGTCGGGTGGCGACCAAGTACTGTTCGTGATGCTCAATCCGTCCACGGCGGATGCCGAAAAGGATGACCCCACGATCCGGCGCTGCATCGCATTCGCCCAGGAATGGGATTTCGGAGCCCTGGCGGTCGGCAATCTCTTCGCTTTTCGCACACCATCCCCACGCGGCTTGCGTGCCGCCGCTGATCCTGTCGGGCCACACAATGATCGGGAGCTGGTGCGCTTGCAGGCCGAATCAAAGCTCGTCGTGGCGGCGTGGGGAAATTACGGTGGATTCCTGCAGAGAGATGCGGCCGTTCGCGCGCTGCTGTCGGGCCTGCACATTCTGGGCCTCACCAAGCAAGATCAACCCAGGCATCCGCTGTATGTGCCTGCCGAAACCCAACCTCGTGCTTGGGACTGA
- a CDS encoding archaeosortase/exosortase family protein — translation MLPMIRALPKYLCRAAGFRHLGLPLRFLLLYGGLQWLYQDARGGALERLLIDTLTVRPSAALIDWLTPGERVIAEGHRLVSPWARLNVLNGCEGTETVLLLGAALLVFPARLRHKLQGLLGGSLLIYTLNQTRIVGLYYALRHDRDSFQLLHGVLAPTLIILAASLFFLVWAKQARSTPEATTGKAGCGP, via the coding sequence ATGCTCCCGATGATTCGCGCTCTACCGAAGTACCTCTGCCGCGCGGCTGGGTTTCGACATCTCGGCCTCCCGCTGCGGTTTTTGCTGCTTTACGGCGGCCTGCAGTGGCTGTACCAGGACGCTCGCGGCGGCGCGCTGGAGCGGCTTCTCATCGACACGCTCACGGTGCGGCCGAGCGCCGCCCTGATCGATTGGCTGACCCCCGGCGAACGGGTGATCGCGGAGGGGCACCGATTGGTCTCGCCCTGGGCCCGGCTGAACGTCCTGAACGGCTGCGAAGGCACAGAAACCGTGCTGCTCCTCGGCGCCGCCTTGCTCGTTTTTCCGGCCCGCCTCCGGCACAAACTCCAGGGGCTGTTAGGGGGAAGCCTGCTGATCTACACGCTCAACCAGACCCGCATCGTCGGACTCTATTACGCCCTGCGCCACGACCGAGACAGTTTTCAACTGCTCCATGGCGTTCTCGCGCCGACCCTGATCATCCTGGCGGCCAGCCTGTTCTTTCTGGTCTGGGCCAAGCAGGCCCGGTCGACGCCCGAGGCGACCACCGGGAAGGCCGGATGCGGTCCCTGA